The Alosa sapidissima isolate fAloSap1 chromosome 16, fAloSap1.pri, whole genome shotgun sequence genome has a segment encoding these proteins:
- the mlh1 gene encoding DNA mismatch repair protein Mlh1 — protein sequence MAGVIRRLDEVVVNRIAAGEVIQRPANAIKEMIENCLDAKSTNIQVTVKEGGLKLIQIQDNGTGIRKEDMEIVCERFTTSKLQTFEDLSTIATYGFRGEALASISHVAHVTITTKTADAKCAYRASYSDGKPKAPPKPCAGNQGTQISVEDLFYNITTRRKALKNPSEEYSRIVEVVSRYAIHNSGKSFTVKKQGEMVADVKTLPNATILDNIRVIFGVNVSRELIEIGCEDQKLAFKLNGYISNANYSVKKCILILFINHRLVESSALKKAIETVYTAYLPKNTHPFLYLSLEIAPHNIDVNVHPTKHEVHFLHEDCIIESIQKHVESKLLGSNTSRTYFTQTLLPGLPASTSDLKPPGSSSEASERVYAHQLVRTDSKTQKLDAFLQPVAKLPPVASSSSSSSSMLLSSGAGLSGVPSAACASSELQDEEMLDALEELDPKESMETSNADADADADADADAAPRKRPRVNPGQEELTAGATPKRCVIKLASVRELREEITEKNHKGLQEMLQNLTFVGCASPRWSVVQHHTKLYLLNTTKLSQELFYQILIYDFGNFGVLRLSSPAPLYELAMLALNSEESGWSEEDGPKEGLAEFIVDFLQKKADMLEDYFSLEIDQEGNLTGLPLLLDNYVPAMEGLPMFILRLATEVNWDSEKECFRDFSRECSQFYSIRKEYTLDTETQSQDEEEGASEGVIPSWRWQVEHLLFKGFRTLFSPPTHYSEDGSVLQIANLPDLYKVFERC from the exons ATGGCAGGGGTTATCCGGAGGCTTGACGAAGTGGTTGTGAATCGTATTGCAGCTGGGGAAGTTATTCAAAGGCCTGCAAACGCGATTAAAGAAATGATTGAGAACTG TTTGGATGCAAAGTCTACAAACATCCAGGTGACCGTAAAAGAGGGAGGGCTGAAGTTGATCCAGATACAGGATAACGGCACGGGCATCCGA AAAGAGGACATGGAAATTGTTTGCGAGCGCTTCACAACGAGTAAACTACAGACATTCGAGGACCTGTCTACTATAGCAACCTacggtttcagaggagag GCACTTGCCAGCATAAGCCATGTGGCACATGTCACAATAACAACCAAAACAGCAGATGCAAAATGTGCCTACAG AGCCAGCTATAGTGATGGGAAGCCGAAAGCCCCACCAAAACCCTGCGCTGGCAACCAGGGCACTCAGATTTCG GTGGAGGACCTCTTCTATAACATTACCACCAGGAGGAAAGCTCTGAAGAACCCTAGTGAGGAGTACTCCAGGATTGTGGAGGTGgttagtag GTATGCCATCCACAATTCTGGCAAGAGTTTCACTGTTAAAAAG CAAGGTGAGATGGTGGCTGATGTCAAGACTCTACCCAATGCCACCATACTGGACAATATTCGGGTGATATTTGGTGTGAATGTGAGcag GGAGCTGATAGAGATTGGTTGTGAGGATCAGAAGTTGGCTTTTAAGTTGAATGGCTATATCTCCAATGCCAACTACTCAGTGAAGAAGTGCATTCTCATCCTCTTCATCAATC ATCGCTTGGTGGAGTCAAGTGCCCTGAAGAAGGCCATTGAGACGGTTTATACTGCTTACCTGCCTAAGAACACCCACCCTTTTCTTTATCTCAG CTTAGAGATCGCCCCCCACAACATTGACGTGAACGTCCACCCCACCAAACACGAGGTGCACTTCCTGCATGAAGACTGCATCATAGAGAGCATCCAGAAGCACGTTGAGAGTAAACTACTGGGCTCCAATACCTCTCGCACCTACTTTACACAG ACACTGCTTCCTGGTCTGCCCGCCTCCACCAGCGACCTCAAGCCGCCCGGCTCCTCCTCCGAGGCCAGTGAGCGGGTTTACGCCCACCAGCTGGTCCGCACCGACTCCAAGACCCAGAAGTTGGATGCCTTCTTGCAGCCTGTCGCCAAGCTTCCTCCTGtcgcctcttcctcctcttcctcatcttcgaTGTTGTTGTCTTCCGGCGCTGGGCTGAGCGGTGTCCCCTCGGCTGCATGTGCCTCTTCAGAGCTGCAGGACGAGGAGATGCTGGATGCTCTGGAGGAGCTGGACCCTAAAGAGAGCATGGAGACCAGCAacgctgatgctgatgctgatgctgatgctgatgctgatgctgcacCCAG GAAAAGGCCTCGAGTGAACCCAGGACaggaggagcttactgcaggtGCCACCCCCAAGAGATGCGTCATCAAGCTGGCAAGTGTGCGAGAGCTCCGAGAGGAGATTACAGAGAAGAATCACAAAG GTCTTCAGGAGATGCTGCAAAATCTCACCTTTGTGGGCTGTGCAAGCCCCCGGTGGAGTGTGGTCCAGCATCACACTAAACTCTACCTACTCAATACCACCAAGCTGAG CCAAGAGCTTTTCTATCAGATTCTGATCTATGACTTTGGCAACTTTGGAGTTTTGAGATTATCG AGCCCTGCTCCTCTTTATGAGCTGGCCATGCTGGCCCTGAACTCCGAGGAGAGTGGTTGGTCAGAGGAAGATGGGCCCAAGGAGGGCCTGGCCGAGTTCATCGTAGACTTCCTGCAGAAGAAGGCCGATATGCTGGAGGACTACTTCTCCCTGGAGATAGATCAG gAGGGAAACCTCACTGGACTGCCTTTGCTGCTGGATAACTATGTCCCTGCAATGGAGGGCCTCCCCATGTTCATCCTGCGCTTAGCAACAGAG gtgaaCTGGGACAGTGAGAAGGAATGTTTCCGTGACTTCAGCCGAGAGTGCAGTCAGTTTTACTCCATCAGGAAGGAGTACACGCTGGACACTGAGACGCAGTCACAG GACGAAGAAGAGGGAGCGTCTGAGGGCGTCATACCCTCGTGGCGCTGGCAGGTGGAGCACCTGCTTTTCAAAGGCTTCAGGACGCTCTTCAGTCCTCCTACACACTACAGTGAAGATGGCAGTGTGCTGCAGATTGCCAACCTGCCCGACCTCTACAAGGTGTTTGAGAGGTGCTGA